A portion of the Desulfuromonadales bacterium genome contains these proteins:
- a CDS encoding divergent polysaccharide deacetylase family protein, whose translation FVERVPYAVGGNNHMGSRFTEYREGMEVVLAAMKEAGLFFVDSRTTAQSVAFAEARRAGVPAAARDLFLDNEQDVEQISREIRKLAVMAGRRGQAVGICHPYAQTLEALRREAPYLKQQGIEIVPVSQLLVR comes from the coding sequence TTTTGTCGAGCGGGTTCCCTATGCCGTGGGGGGGAACAACCACATGGGGTCGCGGTTTACCGAATACCGGGAGGGGATGGAAGTGGTGCTGGCGGCGATGAAGGAGGCGGGGCTCTTCTTTGTCGACAGTCGCACGACGGCGCAATCGGTGGCCTTCGCCGAGGCCCGGCGAGCCGGCGTGCCGGCAGCGGCCCGTGATCTCTTCCTCGACAATGAGCAGGATGTGGAGCAGATTTCCCGGGAGATTCGCAAACTGGCCGTTATGGCCGGTCGCCGGGGGCAAGCGGTGGGGATCTGCCATCCTTACGCGCAGACGCTGGAGGCCCTGCGGCGGGAGGCTCCGTACCTGAAGCAGCAGGGGATCGAAATCGTCCCCGTGTCGCAATTGCTGGTCCGCTGA